In Stieleria varia, one genomic interval encodes:
- a CDS encoding EAL domain-containing protein, whose amino-acid sequence MPSIDSVAFDRLRTSTVVHGDVWFLSGSLQPEDSLRHFAIDEPDFVVGRKSGNALRLQYRTVSGNHARLSVREGRLYLQDLGSTNGTYVNGKRVTEEVPVGEEDLIHFAEAPFRVLRQSPTGHASGTLARNVCDEALALVQFDRMMNQRLVRPHFQVIIDIDDNATVGYEVLGRGSVFGLESVGAMFQAAEQLNMEVELSRLLRWEGIRVGRELPGHPTLFVNTHPKEMTDSQGLIHSLVKVREMSGNTDLVLEIHEAAVTNRRLMSELSSAMKDLDIRLAFDDFGAGQARLAELIESRPNFVKFDISLIRAIDTADTHRRRMLQTLVQMVRDLEIRALAEGVETLEEAEACKDLGFDLGQGYHYGRPSPA is encoded by the coding sequence ATGCCTTCGATCGATAGCGTCGCCTTTGATCGACTTCGTACGAGCACGGTCGTGCACGGCGATGTGTGGTTTCTCTCGGGATCCCTACAACCCGAAGATTCGCTACGCCATTTCGCGATCGACGAGCCGGATTTTGTCGTGGGTCGCAAATCCGGAAACGCATTGAGGTTGCAATATCGAACCGTCAGCGGCAACCATGCCCGACTGAGCGTGCGTGAAGGCCGACTCTATCTGCAAGACTTGGGTAGCACCAACGGGACTTACGTCAACGGCAAGCGTGTCACGGAAGAAGTCCCGGTGGGTGAAGAGGACCTGATCCATTTTGCCGAAGCGCCCTTTCGGGTGCTCCGTCAGTCGCCCACCGGACATGCCTCCGGAACCCTCGCTCGAAATGTCTGTGACGAAGCCCTGGCGCTCGTTCAGTTCGATCGGATGATGAACCAACGTCTCGTCCGTCCCCACTTTCAAGTGATCATCGACATCGATGACAACGCGACAGTGGGATACGAAGTGCTGGGACGCGGTAGCGTTTTTGGCCTCGAGTCCGTCGGTGCTATGTTTCAAGCCGCTGAGCAGTTGAACATGGAAGTCGAACTGAGTCGGTTGCTCCGCTGGGAAGGCATTCGAGTAGGGCGAGAATTGCCCGGCCATCCGACCCTGTTTGTCAACACACACCCCAAGGAAATGACCGACAGCCAGGGATTGATTCATTCCCTGGTCAAAGTCCGCGAGATGTCGGGCAACACCGACCTGGTCCTCGAAATCCATGAAGCCGCGGTGACCAATCGTCGACTGATGTCAGAGCTTTCCAGTGCCATGAAGGACCTGGATATCCGGCTCGCATTTGACGATTTTGGTGCCGGTCAGGCGCGATTGGCCGAACTGATCGAATCGCGTCCAAATTTTGTCAAGTTTGACATCTCGCTCATCCGTGCGATCGATACCGCAGACACGCATCGGCGACGAATGCTGCAAACGTTGGTGCAAATGGTCAGAGACTTAGAAATACGAGCACTGGCGGAGGGTGTCGAGACACTCGAGGAAGCCGAAGCCTGCAAAGATCTCGGCTTCGATCTCGGCCAAGGCTATCACTACGGACGGCCTTCTCCAGCCTGA